A window of the Streptomyces griseochromogenes genome harbors these coding sequences:
- a CDS encoding GNAT family N-acetyltransferase — MIEISPPDRRVLAHWFPTGSPGPATIGEHVLATGIGRWWADQPVQPSMVAVSCAGHVVLRGSPQKLTPGVLAPLAGNRVEAPAPFLPALGAAFDRLTPWERMIWTLQCEPRPVIVPRTVTVRRLEPADADAVDALGPDASWLSAGWGGPRGLSMSGHAWGAVGRGGRILAVTCTFFRGSRYEDVAVYAVPDRRDHRLALACVASLCADIRARGRTPGWNCSVHNRAGRLLAWTAGFRLVREYVHYAAGSPVSRERLSA, encoded by the coding sequence ATGATCGAGATCTCGCCGCCGGACCGCCGCGTGCTCGCGCACTGGTTCCCCACCGGCTCTCCCGGTCCCGCCACGATCGGTGAGCATGTACTGGCCACGGGCATCGGCCGCTGGTGGGCCGATCAGCCCGTCCAGCCGAGCATGGTCGCCGTGTCCTGCGCCGGCCATGTCGTGCTGCGCGGCAGTCCGCAGAAGCTCACACCGGGTGTCCTCGCCCCGCTGGCCGGCAACCGGGTCGAGGCTCCGGCACCGTTCCTGCCCGCCCTCGGGGCCGCGTTCGACCGGCTCACGCCGTGGGAGCGCATGATCTGGACGCTCCAGTGCGAGCCTCGGCCCGTCATCGTCCCGCGCACGGTGACCGTACGGCGACTCGAACCGGCGGACGCCGACGCCGTCGACGCCCTCGGCCCGGACGCTTCCTGGCTGTCGGCCGGCTGGGGCGGCCCGCGCGGCCTCTCCATGTCCGGGCACGCCTGGGGCGCGGTGGGCCGCGGCGGTCGCATCCTGGCGGTGACCTGCACCTTCTTCCGCGGGAGCCGCTACGAGGACGTGGCGGTGTACGCCGTCCCCGACCGCAGGGACCATCGCCTCGCCCTCGCCTGCGTCGCCTCCCTGTGCGCGGACATCAGGGCCCGTGGCCGCACGCCCGGCTGGAACTGCTCGGTGCACAACCGCGCCGGTCGTCTCCTGGCCTGGACGGCCGGGTTCCGCCTGGTCCGTGAGTACGTCCACTACGCGGCGGGGAGCCCCGTGTCACGCGAGCGGCTCAGCGCCTAA
- a CDS encoding universal stress protein, translating to MSESEAPAAVRVVVGVSGSLGSITALCRAAGEARRRGAELWPVLAWMPPGGELSGRRFPPPNDLADEWERLARERLLTALDDAFGAAGPGVAMRALVARGATGPALVDIAGREDDVLVVGAGRRSVLHRAVTRSVSHYCLTHAGCPVLAVPPSPLESELAAVHRRNTWRLRLDTRHLLTKRKTVPPEA from the coding sequence ATGTCCGAGTCCGAGGCCCCCGCGGCCGTCCGTGTCGTGGTCGGGGTGAGCGGTTCCCTGGGCAGCATCACGGCCTTGTGCCGGGCGGCCGGAGAGGCACGGCGACGGGGTGCGGAACTGTGGCCGGTTCTGGCCTGGATGCCGCCCGGTGGCGAGCTGTCCGGCCGCCGGTTCCCGCCTCCGAACGACCTGGCCGACGAGTGGGAGCGGCTGGCGCGCGAGCGGTTGCTGACCGCGCTCGACGACGCGTTCGGCGCCGCCGGTCCCGGGGTCGCCATGCGTGCGCTGGTCGCCCGGGGCGCCACGGGTCCCGCGCTGGTCGACATCGCCGGCCGCGAGGACGACGTCCTGGTGGTCGGCGCGGGCCGCCGCAGTGTGCTGCACCGCGCGGTCACCCGTTCGGTGAGCCACTACTGCCTCACCCACGCCGGCTGCCCGGTCCTCGCCGTGCCGCCGTCTCCGCTGGAGTCCGAACTGGCGGCCGTGCACCGCCGGAACACCTGGCGGCTGCGGCTGGACACGAGGCATCTGCTGACCAAGCGCAAGACGGTGCCGCCGGAGGCCTGA
- a CDS encoding XdhC family protein: MRELARTARQWAAEGRTGVLARPLTEQGFGPRHPADAVLIDQDGHCLGTLYRGVFDAYLVTEAAALPAGRTACVREVSVHDDEVRRAGLTCGGQAEVLLQSLHTVPARWWELLADGADVALITWLDEGRTTVNSTVATPAPAADDGPAEAVARARELLARRRAGRDARSTDDGLVLIETFPAVPHLVIVGGGELAELLVAQAHLLGWQATVESTVHNAVRLLTERPAAACLIVLSHDPDVDTPVLSTALTAGIAYVGALGSRRTQARRAADLVAAGLDEGHLARIHGPIGLDLGARTPAETALAVCAEVLAALDGREARVPREGDGPVNA, translated from the coding sequence ATGCGTGAGCTGGCTCGGACGGCACGGCAGTGGGCGGCCGAGGGCCGTACGGGTGTCCTCGCCCGCCCCCTCACCGAGCAGGGCTTCGGCCCCCGGCACCCCGCCGACGCCGTCCTGATCGACCAGGACGGTCACTGCCTCGGCACCCTGTACCGCGGTGTGTTCGACGCGTACCTGGTCACGGAGGCGGCTGCCCTGCCCGCGGGCCGCACCGCGTGCGTGCGCGAGGTGTCCGTCCACGACGACGAGGTGAGACGGGCGGGCCTGACCTGCGGTGGCCAGGCCGAGGTGCTGCTGCAGTCCCTGCACACCGTTCCCGCCCGCTGGTGGGAACTGCTGGCCGACGGGGCCGACGTCGCGCTGATCACCTGGCTGGACGAGGGACGGACCACAGTGAACAGCACCGTGGCGACGCCCGCGCCGGCGGCTGACGACGGGCCCGCCGAAGCGGTCGCACGCGCCCGGGAACTGCTCGCCCGCCGCCGGGCCGGCCGGGACGCCCGCTCCACGGACGACGGACTCGTCCTCATCGAGACGTTCCCGGCCGTACCCCATCTGGTCATCGTGGGAGGAGGCGAACTCGCCGAACTGCTCGTCGCACAGGCTCACCTGCTGGGCTGGCAGGCCACCGTGGAGTCCACCGTCCACAACGCCGTACGGCTGCTCACCGAGCGTCCTGCCGCCGCCTGCCTGATCGTCCTCAGCCACGACCCCGACGTCGACACACCGGTCCTGTCCACCGCCCTGACCGCCGGCATCGCCTATGTCGGCGCGCTCGGCTCCCGCCGCACCCAGGCCCGCCGCGCCGCTGACCTCGTCGCGGCGGGCCTCGACGAGGGACACCTCGCGCGCATCCACGGCCCCATCGGCCTGGACCTGGGCGCCCGCACCCCGGCCGAGACGGCACTGGCCGTCTGCGCCGAGGTGCTCGCCGCCCTCGACGGGCGCGAGGCCCGCGTGCCGCGCGAAGGGGACGGGCCGGTCAACGCCTGA
- the lysA gene encoding diaminopimelate decarboxylase, with protein MTTLHEPAVTSPDLSVWPVSTDEPRVGAVSVGGVPLAEVAERFGTPVYVLDENEVRERCRTYRAAFPDAEVLYAAKAFLCRAMVHWTAEEGLGLDVCSAGELELAVATGFPPERIVLHGNAKSPRDLEAALRLGVGRIVIDSPSEIARLAAAVGPGGHQKVMVRVVPGISAGGHDKIRTGTDDQKFGLSIADGYAQHAITRILDQPQLELTGLHCHLGSQITSVKPYLAAVRRMVGLMARLHEQHGLILTELDLGGGHGIAYRPGEQALDLTALARKVRAELSEACAVAGLPVPRLIIEPGRAVVGPAGIALYHVLSVKRTGDHTFVAIDGGMSDNPRPALYGVRYAPRLIGRHSTAAPAAVTLMGRHCEAGDVLDTDVELPSDVRPGDLLAVPVAGAYHLSMASGYNLVGRPPVVAVDAGTARLLVRRESLDDIRSRDVGL; from the coding sequence ATGACCACACTCCACGAACCCGCGGTCACCAGCCCCGACCTGTCGGTGTGGCCCGTCTCCACCGACGAGCCCCGCGTGGGCGCCGTGTCCGTGGGCGGTGTACCGCTCGCCGAGGTCGCCGAACGCTTCGGCACCCCCGTCTACGTCCTCGACGAGAACGAGGTACGCGAGCGCTGCCGCACCTACCGGGCAGCCTTCCCCGACGCCGAAGTCCTCTACGCGGCCAAGGCGTTCCTGTGCCGGGCCATGGTCCACTGGACCGCCGAAGAGGGCCTGGGCCTGGACGTCTGCTCGGCCGGGGAACTGGAACTCGCGGTCGCGACCGGGTTCCCGCCCGAGAGGATCGTGCTGCACGGCAACGCCAAGTCCCCGCGCGACCTGGAGGCCGCCCTGCGCCTGGGCGTCGGACGGATCGTGATCGACAGCCCGTCGGAGATCGCCCGGCTGGCCGCCGCCGTCGGCCCCGGCGGCCACCAGAAGGTCATGGTCCGCGTGGTGCCCGGCATCAGCGCCGGCGGTCACGACAAGATCCGCACCGGCACCGACGACCAGAAGTTCGGCCTGTCCATCGCCGACGGCTACGCCCAGCACGCCATCACCCGGATCCTGGACCAGCCCCAGCTCGAACTCACCGGCCTGCACTGCCACCTGGGCTCGCAGATCACCAGCGTCAAGCCGTATCTGGCCGCCGTGCGACGCATGGTGGGCCTCATGGCCCGGCTGCACGAACAGCACGGCCTGATCCTGACCGAACTCGACCTGGGCGGCGGCCACGGCATCGCCTACCGGCCCGGCGAGCAGGCCCTCGACCTCACCGCGCTGGCCCGCAAGGTCCGCGCGGAGCTGAGCGAGGCCTGCGCGGTGGCCGGACTCCCCGTGCCCCGCCTGATCATCGAGCCGGGCCGGGCCGTCGTGGGCCCCGCGGGCATCGCCCTCTACCACGTGCTGTCCGTCAAACGCACCGGCGACCACACCTTCGTCGCCATCGACGGCGGCATGAGCGACAACCCGCGCCCCGCCCTGTACGGCGTGCGGTACGCGCCCCGCCTGATCGGCCGGCACAGCACCGCGGCCCCCGCCGCGGTGACCTTGATGGGCCGCCACTGCGAGGCGGGCGACGTGCTCGACACCGACGTGGAACTCCCCTCCGACGTACGTCCCGGAGACCTGCTGGCCGTGCCGGTGGCGGGCGCATACCACCTGTCCATGGCGTCCGGCTACAACCTGGTCGGCCGCCCGCCCGTGGTGGCCGTGGACGCGGGCACCGCCCGCCTCCTGGTCCGCCGCGAGTCCCTGGACGACATCCGCAGCCGCGACGTGGGCCTGTAG
- a CDS encoding sarcosine oxidase subunit gamma, which produces MADTAPTAQQRSPLAHAAERLAAVTRASAGAIRLAELPFLAQLNVRLDPKGATADDVGLSLGIPLPLEPDTVVRAGDLTALWLGPDEWLVVGRPGTQRDLDSRIRSVAADEPVSVTDVSAQRTTVLVTGPRARDLLSHGCSLDLHPRAFGPGRCAQTNLARTQVVLVARDEPRSGFWVLVRSSFADYLKEWLLDAAVEYV; this is translated from the coding sequence ATGGCTGACACCGCCCCGACCGCGCAGCAGCGCAGCCCCCTGGCGCACGCCGCCGAGCGCCTCGCGGCCGTCACCCGTGCCTCCGCAGGCGCGATCCGCCTGGCCGAACTGCCCTTCCTGGCCCAGCTGAACGTCCGCCTCGACCCCAAGGGAGCGACGGCGGACGACGTCGGACTCTCCCTGGGAATCCCGCTGCCGCTCGAGCCCGACACCGTCGTACGTGCCGGGGACCTGACCGCGCTGTGGCTCGGGCCCGACGAATGGCTGGTGGTGGGCCGCCCGGGCACCCAGCGGGACCTGGACAGCCGGATCCGTTCGGTGGCCGCGGACGAGCCGGTCTCCGTCACGGACGTCTCCGCCCAGCGCACCACCGTTCTCGTCACCGGACCCCGAGCCCGCGACCTGCTGTCCCACGGCTGCTCGCTCGATCTGCACCCGCGCGCCTTCGGCCCCGGCCGCTGCGCACAGACGAACCTGGCCCGCACCCAGGTCGTCCTGGTCGCGCGCGACGAGCCGCGGTCGGGTTTCTGGGTGCTGGTGCGCTCGTCCTTCGCCGACTATCTGAAGGAGTGGCTGCTGGACGCCGCGGTGGAATACGTCTGA
- a CDS encoding IS5 family transposase (programmed frameshift), whose protein sequence is MVERLVPDELWELFQRVVPEAPSRPQGGGRRRHGDREVLAAIVFVATSGCTWQQLPSASFGLSGPTAHRRFAEWSKARVWAKLHRLVLDELGSRGELDWSRCAIDSVNMRALKGDLTGPNPVDRGKYGSKIHLITERTGLPLSVGISGANLHDSQALEPLVRGIPPIRSRRGPRRRRPAKLHGDKGYDYNHLRRWLRSRGIRHRIARKGIEPSTRLGRHRWTIERTMAWLAGCRRLHRRYERKAEHFLAFTSIACTLICYRRLTK, encoded by the exons ATCGTTGAGCGGCTTGTGCCGGATGAGCTGTGGGAGTTGTTCCAGCGAGTGGTTCCGGAGGCGCCGAGTCGGCCTCAGGGTGGTGGCCGGCGCCGGCACGGCGACCGGGAGGTGTTGGCTGCGATCGTGTTCGTGGCCACGTCGGGCTGCACGTGGCAGCAACTGCCGTCCGCCTCGTTCGGGCTTTCAGGGCCCACGGCTCACCGGCGCTTCGCCGAGTGGTCGAAGGCCCGGGTGTGGGCGAAGCTCCATCGCCTGGTCCTCGACGAACTCGGCTCTCGCGGTGAACTGGACTGGTCTCGCTGCGCGATCGACTCGGTGAACATGCGAGCCCTG AAAGGGGACCTGACAGGTCCGAATCCGGTGGATCGCGGCAAGTACGGTTCAAAGATCCACTTGATCACCGAGCGTACCGGGCTGCCCCTGTCCGTCGGGATATCCGGTGCCAACCTGCACGACAGCCAGGCCCTCGAACCGCTCGTGCGAGGCATCCCACCCATTCGCTCCCGGCGCGGACCGCGCCGACGACGGCCCGCCAAACTCCACGGCGACAAAGGCTACGACTACAACCACCTGCGCCGATGGTTACGCAGCCGCGGCATCCGACATCGCATCGCCCGCAAAGGCATCGAGCCCTCCACACGGCTGGGCCGCCACCGCTGGACGATCGAACGCACCATGGCCTGGCTCGCCGGATGCCGCCGCCTCCACCGCCGCTACGAACGCAAAGCCGAACACTTCCTGGCCTTCACCAGCATCGCCTGCACCCTCATCTGCTACCGCAGACTCACCAAATGA
- a CDS encoding SAV_915 family protein, producing the protein MAELLCGEDPEPSDRFPAGPLFVPVRPGPSGCAARLFRTPVGDRTAVGFTSVRSLTVTLGPEQAWINQAEPALRVGRGGSAS; encoded by the coding sequence ATGGCAGAACTCCTGTGCGGTGAAGACCCGGAGCCTTCTGATCGGTTCCCGGCCGGACCCCTGTTCGTCCCGGTCCGGCCGGGACCGTCCGGGTGCGCCGCCCGGCTGTTCCGCACACCCGTCGGCGACCGGACGGCCGTCGGCTTCACCTCCGTCCGCAGCCTGACCGTGACGCTCGGCCCCGAACAGGCGTGGATCAACCAGGCCGAGCCCGCGCTGCGGGTCGGACGAGGGGGGAGCGCATCATGA
- a CDS encoding APC family permease, with protein MAYGLARRELRPRVPLRPGEGEKHHLTSLEGLATLSLDALSSVAYGPEAIVLALVAAGTGALAATLPITLAITFLLAALVVSYGQVIAVHPDGGGAYAVAKKDLGPTASLLAAASLVVDYVLTVCVSLTAGADALTSAFPALAHDKLLVCLVGLALLTAVNLRGVAESARVLMLPTVLFIVAILGVIVVGLLRTHPAAVVGAAQPVHATETLGILLILKAFSSGCSALTGVEAIANAVPTFRTPRVKRAQCTELMLGALLGLMLIGLAVLIRRDHVAPRGDVTVLAQLTAGAYGDGWAYYATNLLVTLVLGLAANTSFGGLPVLMSLLARDHRLPHLFGLRAERPVYRYGVLALALLAAVLLVAADADTHRLIPLFAIGVFIGFTLSQVGLVRHWAAQKPVGWKRRALINGTGAVLTTLAGIILLTTKFLEGAWVVVIAVPLLMLLFDRIQRYYTAVGEELQLGRVPDPPDRRAGSLVIVPLGEVSKLARHAITAALALGDEVVAVAVHADPDRTRILEESWERWNPGVRLDIIDSPHRSLVQPIVDYVQRAAGNGRQIAVLIPEVEPRHRRYEILQNQRGLLLATVLRARTDVVVCMLPYRLSV; from the coding sequence ATGGCGTATGGCCTGGCACGTCGAGAACTGCGACCGAGAGTCCCCCTGCGCCCGGGCGAAGGGGAGAAGCACCACCTGACCAGCCTGGAGGGCCTGGCCACGCTGTCGCTCGACGCGCTCAGCTCGGTCGCGTACGGTCCCGAGGCGATCGTGCTGGCCCTCGTGGCCGCCGGAACCGGGGCGCTGGCGGCCACCCTCCCCATCACACTGGCGATCACCTTCCTGCTCGCCGCGCTGGTGGTGTCGTACGGCCAGGTGATCGCCGTTCACCCGGACGGCGGAGGCGCTTACGCCGTCGCGAAGAAGGACCTCGGCCCGACGGCCAGCCTGCTCGCGGCGGCCAGTCTGGTCGTCGACTACGTCCTCACCGTCTGCGTCAGTCTCACGGCCGGCGCCGACGCGCTCACATCCGCCTTCCCCGCCCTCGCCCACGACAAGCTCCTCGTCTGCCTGGTGGGCTTGGCGCTGCTGACGGCCGTGAACCTCCGGGGCGTCGCGGAGAGCGCGCGGGTGCTGATGCTGCCCACCGTCCTGTTCATCGTGGCGATCCTCGGCGTCATCGTCGTCGGTCTGTTACGCACGCACCCGGCCGCCGTCGTCGGCGCCGCACAGCCCGTCCACGCGACCGAGACCCTGGGGATCCTGCTCATCCTCAAGGCGTTCTCGTCCGGCTGCTCCGCGCTGACCGGAGTGGAGGCCATCGCGAACGCCGTACCCACCTTCCGCACGCCCAGGGTCAAGCGCGCCCAGTGCACCGAGCTCATGCTCGGCGCCCTGCTGGGGCTGATGCTGATCGGTCTCGCGGTGCTGATCCGCCGCGACCACGTGGCGCCGCGTGGCGACGTCACGGTCCTCGCCCAGCTCACCGCCGGCGCCTACGGCGACGGCTGGGCCTACTACGCCACCAACTTGCTCGTCACCCTGGTCCTCGGGCTCGCCGCCAACACCAGCTTCGGCGGACTGCCGGTCCTGATGAGCCTGCTCGCCCGCGACCACCGCCTGCCCCATCTGTTCGGGCTGCGCGCCGAACGGCCCGTCTACCGCTACGGTGTGCTGGCGCTGGCCCTGCTGGCCGCGGTCCTGCTCGTCGCCGCCGACGCCGACACCCACCGGTTGATCCCGCTCTTCGCCATCGGCGTGTTCATCGGCTTCACGCTCAGCCAGGTCGGGCTGGTCCGGCACTGGGCGGCCCAGAAGCCCGTCGGCTGGAAGCGCCGCGCGCTCATCAACGGCACGGGCGCGGTGCTCACCACCCTGGCCGGAATCATCCTCCTCACCACCAAGTTCCTGGAGGGCGCCTGGGTGGTCGTGATCGCCGTACCGCTGCTCATGCTGCTGTTCGACCGCATCCAGCGCTACTACACGGCCGTGGGCGAGGAACTGCAGCTGGGCCGGGTCCCGGACCCGCCGGACCGGCGCGCCGGCAGCCTGGTGATCGTCCCGCTCGGCGAGGTCAGCAAGCTCGCCCGGCACGCCATCACCGCCGCCCTCGCCCTGGGCGACGAGGTGGTAGCGGTCGCCGTCCACGCCGATCCCGACAGGACGCGGATCCTGGAGGAGTCCTGGGAGCGCTGGAACCCGGGCGTGCGGCTCGACATCATCGACAGTCCGCACCGCTCCCTGGTCCAGCCGATCGTGGACTACGTGCAGCGCGCGGCCGGGAACGGCCGCCAGATCGCCGTCCTCATCCCCGAGGTCGAGCCCAGGCACCGCCGCTACGAGATCCTCCAGAACCAGCGCGGACTGCTGCTCGCCACCGTCCTGCGAGCGCGCACGGATGTCGTGGTGTGCATGCTGCCCTACCGGCTGAGTGTCTGA